The Panicum virgatum strain AP13 chromosome 3N, P.virgatum_v5, whole genome shotgun sequence genome includes the window TCATCAGTAATCCCTTTTAGGAAACTGACTTGAAAATTCTCTTGAGTGAATTTTTGTTGTTTACAAGATGCAGGGTGTGCAGTCAATCTTGCGATTTCCCTTCTGCTTCTTTTTCATATGATGTTGGACTGATGATGTGCTTTTGATTAgggaaaataaataatatattgaCTGACATTTTCTGTGTGATACCTAATTACAGGCAATGAAAGACACTAGTGTGGCAATTGAACTTTACAAGCATAGTGTTTCCACCCTTCATACATTGGAACTAGCATCCAAAGAGGAACAACGTGATTATGTTGGTGCATGGTACCGTATGCTTCTGCCCAGTGCCCATGAATTGCAGCATGGTGCAGCACTTTGGCAAGAATCCTGTCATGCAAATGTCTGCGACCAAGTGATTTCTGAAGGTACTAATATTTGCCATGACCAGCAAAGCTTAAACATTCGTTTTTGGATGATCATTTTGTCTTCACATCTGGTAGTCAACTATAAACTGTCAGCTATGTTGGCTTTACAGGTGGTGACTACTTTATTGCTCTTGGGGAGATATATAGAGTTGCACAGATTTTATATTTATCCTTGCAGTGTTTCAAGCCCTGGGTTCTTGCAGATCCTGGAATGTTGAGTAAAATAATGGCTTGTTTGGACAGATGCAGTGATGCTTGGACTAGTTGTTTAGAAACGGCTCTTAAAAGGGTCATTGACAGTAATCGCTTAGATGCATCTGTGGCTAAAGCACTTATGGAGTCCATCAACAATATTAAAGAACTTGAATTGCCCAGTCTACAAAATTTTCTTCCCACCAACGAGATGACATGTAGACTAAGCCTCCTGCCACCCAGTGCTGTACCAGGTAAAACTTCTGCGCTGCATTTCAACTACTACCAGAATGAAAGTTTTCGGCTGTCTGATTCTCCTTTCAACAGCTCCACTAATTACTTCCATTGCTTTCATGTAGGAATGAAGTTGATCATGTGGAATGGAGATCACTATTTTATTAAAGTTGCAAATTTCTGGGCAAATCGGATATCTTCTTATCCTCCCCAGCTGTCACACACTCCTATCGTCAAGGAACAGCGCAGCAACAATTGCCCATCATACTGATTAACCTGTCAAACTAGTGACCTAATCTGATGGAAGCATCAGAAGCTTTTGGAGTAAAATTTGTTCATTAAGCTGCCCTGGGCACAGAAGAATGAGAAAGTGTCTTGCCAACCACAAGGCTGTACTGGTTATTTTCTTGTACAAATTGTATTTTCTTTACACTATTCTTTCCATAGCGCCTGATAATGGCACTAGTATAGCAAGTTAAAAGGATATGTGGAGTTTCAGATATTGTTGTGTAATAAACATTGTAAAGACTGAATTGAAGTGTGAGGCAACGCATTTAAATGATCAAGAAGCAAAAAGAATTTGTATAATTTCGAATATAAAGAGTAAGTTGCGTGTTTATTGTGAATTTTATCTTGCTGAATCACTGTCCACGAGTCCATACACTGGTACAATCTTATCAAGATCCTACGTACTATTGAGAAAAAAGGCTGCTTTCGCCTAAACTTTTGGACACTGACAGAATGGTCTATTTCATGCGAGTATAAGAAACAGTACTGTTTCGTTCGTCTAAACTTTTGAACACTGACCGATAACCTCTCAGTGTTAAATTGAACAAAACCAGGTGTGACGCGAGCAGCAAAGTGAGCGTGTGAAGGGAAAACAGGCTCAGGTCAAACAATAGAAGGGGTAAAGCATGATTTCATTGTTCCATCTGCCCATTTAGGTGGTATAATCTGACAACTTCCAAACTGCGCCGTAGGAGTTTTAAACTGCAAAGCAAATCCTATGATGACACCATAGGAAAAACTGCTCATTCTGCAAAGCTATATGATTATACAGACAGCAAGTTTTGGCCTCAGCTAAAATCGGCAAAATGTCCTAGTAGTGAACATGCGTCTAGTCATCCAACTCAATGATCTTCACAACTGATGAATCTCCCACTTTCTGGCAAACAACTACACGGTCATGAGACTTGATCACACCAGAGGCTTTGCCGTGGTCAAGAGCAACCTTCAGAACTGACTCATTTGTAGCGCTGGTAGATTCAGCCTGAAAGACAAAATGAATATTGATTATAACAAGCCACCACATAATCAGTCAATCACTCATTAGTTCGGTCAGGAGTTATCAATTGATCTGCACCACACAATGGAAATACACGAAAACATGAAAAACAAAACCCTTAGGAGACAGACTTTTTTTAATATAAGTCAGTAGGTTAACTGCCATTCTATGTATTAATAGAGAAGTGAAGTACAACAAAAACAACACAAAAAATGACACCAACACGGAAAATGACCACCAACATGACAATGGCGGGGTCAAAAATAAGCCCACAACAACAAATAGTTACCAACAAAATCATTTCTGCAGAGCCATAAGCTACACGCACAAGCTAAGTGGGATCACCACTTCAAGCCATAGTTTACCTGCCTTTTCCCATAAGCTACTACAGGTCCAATAAAATCAGCAGAGAAATTTCTAAATTGGAAACATGTATTGTATTGATTCACCATGCTATCAGACCATGCAAACGGTTTAGAACTGGACTAGCGAACTGCATTCTAGTGTTCTTGCCTTCAAGCATTCTAGTATTCTTGCCTTCAAACTGTATTAAGTATAACATATAAAATGTTATATATTCTCATAAGCCTCACACTAGTCTCCAGAAAGCATCAAACTTTCATCGGACATCTTATAACCAATGTACCATAGATGAATTGGGAAAAAACACAACTCCTTGAAGAATACACGCAATAGCAATAGGCGTGTGCTAGAAATCCGTAGGATCCCTCCCTCCCCAGTGACAATGTGATAAGGGTTCATGAGTATTGTAAGTGAGCAAATCCAACCAGTATGTGTTGCATACACTATATACTTCAATTCTTCAACTAACAAAAGGAACAGAGGAAATGTTAACTTACAGGATGCCGTGGATCAGCAAGCATCGGAAAGAGGCCTCTAACTATAAGTGATTGTCTTGCCTGCAAGAAACCAAAATGAGTTGTTTGATGCCAAAAATCACGACATGCCTTTCTTCTCAAACAAAAGAGTCATGGCTCTTAATTATTGCTTCAGATAAAAAGTGCCTTAAAGAACGAAATAAACCACAGATGCAATTCAGCACAAGTATTGAGCACAATCCTACTAGAATCACAATCGAACAGAgtaattggggggggggggggggggaaccaATATCTTCCAGAGTTCATAACAACTCTGCATGAGATAACAAGGATGTTGCCCTGTGTGGCAGATCACAAGTTTAATAGTCAATGGGTCAATGCCTCACATGCACATATTGACATACTGCTTCCCTATATTGATTTAGACAGTGTTGTATGGTTACATGTTCAATGTCAACAAGAGACTTCACAACACCAATGTTACCATTCGCAGCATGCTAATAATAATGAGTCAATGCCCACATTGCATAAATAGGAAACATCTCAAACCAAATAGCACAAACATGATTGTTCATGTACCTCAAAAGCACCGGTGAAACTCCACTTCAGTTGGTTTGTCTTTAGACGAGGAATGACAACAGAAAGAACAGGCATGCTGGGCCTGTACTTCGCAATGAGCCTGCAGAGCATGCAGATATACATGAGACTGAGTCACACGGAACTGCAGCCATGAAAAAGCAATGTTCAATTCTATCTACCTTGCAGCTCGTCCAGAAGAGGTGAAGCAAATGATCACAGATGCCTTAACTTTGATAGCAGCTCGCACCTAGAAAATAGTGATGGAACTATTTTAGACTAAAAAGCTGTGTTAAACAAGAAATTTGTGACAGTGCTGAATCATCAAAAGACAGGAATTTTCCTGTGCAAAATTAAACAACGGCTGGTATCTGAGAGCACGTAGATCTTACCGCTGAGGAAGCAATGGACTCCAAGTGTGTCATCGGTTCCCCAACATATTTCACAGTTCGCTTGTAGTATAAATCTTGGTTGAATACTTTCTCAGCCTGTAAAACAATTGGCAAACATGTATAACTACATCGATGATGACAAGTCAAGTGAAGAGCAACAAAAAAGCAGGCATCAAATTCACATTGAAATGCAAGCCTTGATCTAGAAAACATATATATAGCTCAACAGAAATTTCACCTCAGCACAAATTCTGCCCACTGTTGAAATAGTCTCAACTGGATATAAACCACGGAGAGTCTCAGCACCAAGGAGAATGGCATCACTCCCTGCAGTAAAAACAATTGTGCTTTGTCATTGAACATTTGAACTGCCCTTTCTGAGTGCACTAAAGGCCAGCTGTATTTCAAGCTAAGAAAATCTTGAGTCTACCCAGGAATTTTGGAAAGCAAGTACAACTGTCGACAACTTACCATCAAGTACTGCATTTGCCACATCGGTTGCCTCCGCCCGAGTAGGCCTGAGGTTGTCAGTCATACTGTCAACAACACGAGTGACAACAGCAGGCTTTCCAGCCATGTTGCACTTGTGCAGAGCGGACTTTTGAAACAAAAAGACCTGCAACATGGAGAATTGGATAGGTAAAGATAAAAAGACTAAAgaaaacttagtaaaacagggACAATTATTGACCTGCAATATGGATAATTGGATAGGTAAAGATCAAAAGACTAAAAATAACTTAGTAAAACAGGGACAATTATTGCATCTTAAAACTAGATAAAAGGAATCATGAGTTAAAATGTTCAAAGTTCATATTAGTTCTCTATCTTTACTCAACAGGTTTGGATTCTGGGTAAACAGATAGGTGTGAAACTCAGCAGGTTCGGAGCCCAGATGTGGGAGGGTGTATTATTGGCCAAACTGCCTCCAAGGCTTTACCAGGTGGTGCATGAAACTCAATACTAATCTTCACCCGAATACTAGCATTTGCCTAAATTGAAGTCTTCTGGAATGCTAAAATTTTGGTTGAGGTAGCCAACCTTCTCAGGTGGAAGATCAATTCCGATGTTTCCTCTTGACAGAATGATACCATCTGCCTCTTCCAGTATTTCATCAAAATGGTTCAAGCCCTGCAAAGCAATATGGAGCGGATATATATGgtaaaacaaattacaacttATAGTTGGTTAATGATGTAAAAGTATTATCTCGAAAAATACCTCAACATTCTCAATTTTGGCAAAAATCTGAGTTTGGCTGAGATCACCCAATTTTGAGAGGAACTCCCGTGCCTGTGTTGAAGGGGGAAAAAAACAGACTATTGATAACATTCTTCTGTATCGGATGCAAATAAACTGAAGCTATTGTATTCAGATTTAGCAATGCTGCATTTTCATTGAAAAAATAGGCATTGCTTAAAAGCAGAAGTAGTAAAGACTAAAGAGGACAAATGTAACATCTAAAATTGCATCCATAATGTAATTAGTTGGTTACCTGCCGCACATCTTCAGCATGCCTTGTGTAAGACAAAGAGAGAAAGTCAATCTTGTTTGGAGCACCCCATTTTCTGATAACCTGAAAGCGGGCCATGCCAGTAAGTCCTAGGATGGGCTAGAGGACAGGGCTGCTGCACTAAACAGTTCTAGTTCCAACCCAAAATTTTGATATTGTATCATGTGAAATTCtggaaggagaagatcaaaGCAACTGTTACACAGGGATACATAAAACAGTCTTGAGAGTAGTACTTACGTCCTTATCCTCATCAGATAGCGTTGGCAAGTCAATATGAATCTGGGAGCAATGCAGTGTGAACAGTGACCCAGCCAATGTAGCTGTGTTCTTGATTATACAGACCACATCATCTCCTTGAACTTCAGAAACCTACAACAAGGCAGACGAGAGTTTTTGCATCAGAAAACACAGACAGCAAACTGAATCCTCTCGAAAGACATTTGAAACAACAAAACGCATTGCTCATAGGTACAGCATGCCAGAAGCATTTTTACCTCCAACCAAACTGAAGTAGTCTCACTGCCAGTGAACAAGTATTGTCCCACAAATATTGTTGCGCCTGGTGTCACAGCCTGCAAGGAATAAAGTTTCCTTCTCAACTCTTTGTGGAAACAACAGAACAAATGAAGGACGTCATggtaagaaaaggaaaaaataattaaaaaaacgtATAGTAGCTAGACAGAGAACGATCTACTAGCGGTTGCAGCTGATCGCATTGAAGTAAATACAGCATAGGATAATAGATCTGACAGGGAAAAAAACAGCATGAGCACGTGTTAACCTTGGCGAGTCCGGAGAAGTTGATGGGCAGCAAGCTGGAGGAGGCTTCTTGCCCCTGATGAGGTGTGAGAACCACAGTGCCATTCTCCTCGAGGGAAATCGGGGTTTCATTCTTGTTAACCACCTGCAACTCGGGGCCGACAGTATCAAGCATGACCTGCCCAAGGGATCCGACAGTCAGCTCTTGCTcacaaaagagaaaaaaaaatcacattgtTTCATAGTGACGCCATCAACTAGTTAAGGAATGTAAGGATGGTGCAATCAAGAGAGTGACTCACGGCGCATAGCTTCTTGGTGGCCTTGATGGcgagcttgaggttctcgagCGTCTCCTGGTGGTAGGCGGCGTCTCCCCACGAGAAATCGAACCGCGCAACTGATCAAGCGCCACGATTATACAACATAAACGGGGAAATAAACACAGCGTCAGTTGTACGAGTAGGAGGGGTCTGAGACGCAATCACACAATTGAGAGAGGGGCAGTGCGTGTGTGGTTACCGGACATGCCGGCCTTGAGGCAGGCGGAGATGGTGTCGACGGTGCGCGACTTGGGCCCGAGCGTCCCCACGATCTTCGTCATCGCGGGGAAGAAGCtctatttgtttgtttgtttgttttttcacACGATCCATGGtgagaaagggaaaaaaaaaagggtcAGGTCTGAGGGGGGAATCCGCTAAGCTAGGGTTCGCTAAGCCCCCGAGTAAATTGAACAGCAAATCTGAAAGGAAGGAGTGGTGCTTACGGTCTTGGATGGCTCGAGGATTGAGGCCATGCGGATGGGCTCCTCGAGCAGGAGATTCGTCGAATGCATCTCGGCTTGCTGCTGATCGCGCTCCGAATCAGaccgagaggaggaggaggaggagggatgcGGCTATAATGCAGCGGCTTTGGAGACGGCGGCCTCCCCTTTTGTTGTCcccctcttctcttcttctccaagaaaaaccaagaaaaaaaggGGGCAAAGGAAGGAATTAATTGGCAAGTGCGCTCTGCGTCCGCTGCTGGGATCTCCTGCGTTCCTCCAAACTCCAAACCAGCAAAGCAAATCTGCGAGCTCATCACATGGGCCGTGTCGAAACCAACGGAATGGCCCAAAACCGTGGGCCGCCGGCCTAACagaagctgctgctgcggcaTCCAGCATTCCTATTGGTTTTGGCGCTTTTTCCATCTCGTGTTCCAAGTTCTTTTGGTCAACTCGAGTCCCCACCCTTTGCGCTTTATTCTTCACTCCCCCCCTTGCCATCACCAGTCGTACTGTTGAGGCTTGGACCATGTTTTTGTTTTGACACTGCACGTCGCTTtcccattgtttttttttccagaacacaaactagacctgggcatgggtcacccgacccgaacaacccgacccgagctacatggcgggtgggcgcgggccgtattttttgacccgcaacaatcaacgggccgggcacgggccgtgatttttgacccaaaacccgacccaacccgaaaaatccgacccaaaggccaaaaaacccgacccgacacgcccgcgcagggtgcacgggccaacccgacccgacccggtgataggtacgggtcgggcgcgggccgtcctatgcgacccgtgacccggccttgacccgacccgaacccgacccgacattTGCCAAGGTCTAACACAAACGTTGCTGGCGAGCAGGTGAGAAGGCAGGCATTTTTCTCCGTCCAAGTAGGCAGGGCTAACAATGGCAGCGTACCGTGATCGAATTCTGCTTGGCCGGACGGATTGCTCTGTACGTGGAACAAGAGAAGGATTACAGGAATCCTGGTCGTCTACCTTGTTCATGATTGACCACCCTCCTTCCTGTCTTGGGTTGGGAGTAGACGGAGCAAGCAATAGAAATGCAGTTGTCAATCGTCAGCTAATTCCAGGAAGAAATGCATCACAAAACTGGCAACCCATCACTAGCCCACTACTGAATCCAGCTCTTCCAACAAATCGGACGGCCCAAATAAATTGTATGGCCTTGagcatcacaattcacaaatcACAATGTTATACCAAACCATGGATGGCCCAAAGCCCCAAATACTACTGCATTACAGACAGTCAACAACAGACAGACCAACGGTGAGGCTGCCTGAACACAACTAGTAGCTGAGCCTGGCACCCCCGTCGTCGGTGGTGATGCCGATGGACGGCGAGGTCACAGAGACGTCCCTGTCCTCCTCCGGCATCGGCGACTGGTCCACCGGCGCGCTCTCGATCATCCTCACCACGTCGCCCATCGACGGCCGCTGCTCCGGCTGCGGCGCCACGCACGCCAGCGCCACGTGCAGCATCGCCACCATCTCCTCCTCGATGTCCCGGTACCGGAGCAGCTCCACGTCGAACACCTCCGCCGTCCACTCCTCCCGCACGACCGACCGCACCCAGTCCGgcaggctcgccgccgccatcgcgctGCTCTTCTTGTCCCTGCCGTCCGGCAAGGGGTGCGGGTGCTGCGCCGCGGGCGATTTGCCGGTCAGCGCCTCCAGCACGAGCACGCCGAAGCTGTAGACGTCGGCCTCCTGCGAGAGCCGCTTGTTGTCCGCCTGCTCGGGGGCCATGTAGCCGCCCAGGCGGGCGATGGCGTGCGCCGGGCTGAGGAGGAGCGCGAGGCCGAAGTCCGCGACGCGGGCGGCGCCGTCCTTGTCGAGCAGGACGTTGGTGGACTTGATGTTGCCGTGGGGCACGCCGGACGTGCGGTACTCCCGGTGGATGCACGCcagcccgcgcgccgcgcccagCAGCAGCCTCGCCCTCGTCGTCCAGTCCAACGGCGACTCGCCCGTCATCCTGTGCCCTGAATCAGTCAAGCAGAGCAAGAACATTCGTGTCAGGCTCAGGTGGACCACGCAACGTGCCAAGTGATTGTCGTCGGCAAGAAGATCGCCAGAGATGATACTACCGTGGAGGCGGTCGTGGAGGTTGCCATTGGGAAGGTAGTCGTAGATGAGGAGCTTCTCCTGCTTGGCGTAGTAGAAGGCCCTGAGGGGGACGAGGTgcgggtggcggaggcggccgatGAGGTCCATGTACCGGTGGAACTCCTCGCGCGCGCAGGGGTTGGCGTCGCGCAGCCGCTTCACGGCGACCATGCGCCCGTCGCCCAGCACCGCGCGGTACACGGTGCCCAGGCTGCCTCGCCCGACCATCTCCGCCGACGCACGGAGCAGCTCCTCCAGCTGGAACCTGCTCCGCCTCTCCTGCAGGTGCGAGGTCAACGGCGCGCCGCCCCTTGGCCTCCTCTCGGCGCTGCCATCgctgtcgccgtcgtcgtcgtccccgccctcgccgtccgCCCCGAAAAACACCAGCTTGCTGCGCGCCCCGTcgctgtcgccgccgtcgctgcacCTGCCCGCGCTGCCCGGACGAGCCGGTTGCTCCCCCTTGAGGTGGCCGAACAGCACGCCGTCTCCGTCCTCCAGGCCGACGCGGCCgcgtctctttcttttcttggctgcaggctcgccgccgctgccttgcccgcagcagcagcaagccacTAGCAGCGATGCCAGAGCAAAGAAGAACAGGGTATTGCCGACGGCGATCCCGGCAATTGCGCCGGGGCTCAAGCCTCCCTTGCCAGCCCCGCCGAGCGACTCCGGTGTCGCCAGCGCCGGCGAAGACGAAGCAACGGAGGATGACGCCGCCGGGTTGGACGGCACCATGGAGGAAGGCACGGACGATGGCGGCGTCGGAGCGGGCTCGCGCGGCAGGAAAGAacagggcggcagcggcggcgcgggcccacAGAGACCGGCATTGCCGGCGAAGGAGGCGAGGCCGAACTTGGCTCGCATGGCGTCCGGCACCCGCCCGGAGAGCTGGTTGTTGGAGGCGTTGAACTCGGCGAGGCGGGGTAGCGCGGCGGAGACGTCGGGGAGGAGG containing:
- the LOC120663561 gene encoding pyruvate kinase 1, cytosolic gives rise to the protein MHSTNLLLEEPIRMASILEPSKTSFFPAMTKIVGTLGPKSRTVDTISACLKAGMSVARFDFSWGDAAYHQETLENLKLAIKATKKLCAVMLDTVGPELQVVNKNETPISLEENGTVVLTPHQGQEASSSLLPINFSGLAKAVTPGATIFVGQYLFTGSETTSVWLEVSEVQGDDVVCIIKNTATLAGSLFTLHCSQIHIDLPTLSDEDKDVIRKWGAPNKIDFLSLSYTRHAEDVRQAREFLSKLGDLSQTQIFAKIENVEGLNHFDEILEEADGIILSRGNIGIDLPPEKVFLFQKSALHKCNMAGKPAVVTRVVDSMTDNLRPTRAEATDVANAVLDGSDAILLGAETLRGLYPVETISTVGRICAEAEKVFNQDLYYKRTVKYVGEPMTHLESIASSAVRAAIKVKASVIICFTSSGRAARLIAKYRPSMPVLSVVIPRLKTNQLKWSFTGAFEARQSLIVRGLFPMLADPRHPAESTSATNESVLKVALDHGKASGVIKSHDRVVVCQKVGDSSVVKIIELDD
- the LOC120663563 gene encoding leucine-rich repeat receptor-like protein kinase PXC1 → MALQFLLRSMGFLAILACLSLAMPAAAAAAATVPQPEPEVKPSDTDALTIFRHGADAHGILSANWSTGDACAGRWTGVGCSADGRRVTSLALPSLDLRGPLDPLSHLAELRTLDLRGNRLNGTLDALLRGVPNLVLLYLSRNDISGAIPDAVARLPRLARVDLADNSLSGPIPAAALGKLTGLLTLKLQDNLLTGLLPDVSAALPRLAEFNASNNQLSGRVPDAMRAKFGLASFAGNAGLCGPAPPLPPCSFLPREPAPTPPSSVPSSMVPSNPAASSSVASSSPALATPESLGGAGKGGLSPGAIAGIAVGNTLFFFALASLLVACCCCGQGSGGEPAAKKRKRRGRVGLEDGDGVLFGHLKGEQPARPGSAGRCSDGGDSDGARSKLVFFGADGEGGDDDDGDSDGSAERRPRGGAPLTSHLQERRSRFQLEELLRASAEMVGRGSLGTVYRAVLGDGRMVAVKRLRDANPCAREEFHRYMDLIGRLRHPHLVPLRAFYYAKQEKLLIYDYLPNGNLHDRLHGHRMTGESPLDWTTRARLLLGAARGLACIHREYRTSGVPHGNIKSTNVLLDKDGAARVADFGLALLLSPAHAIARLGGYMAPEQADNKRLSQEADVYSFGVLVLEALTGKSPAAQHPHPLPDGRDKKSSAMAAASLPDWVRSVVREEWTAEVFDVELLRYRDIEEEMVAMLHVALACVAPQPEQRPSMGDVVRMIESAPVDQSPMPEEDRDVSVTSPSIGITTDDGGARLSY